From one Mya arenaria isolate MELC-2E11 chromosome 4, ASM2691426v1 genomic stretch:
- the LOC128232603 gene encoding uncharacterized protein LOC128232603, giving the protein MGNCCGTEEEQKPLLVSGRVGVRSGTLSQPPAGPVLAQPAPIIARSPGPTSARLHNPIKQKDFEKSIQLIATVQLLSLPLTSLDKTFQDLGRLYNEVVGNFRSLEEEIRKFKEYFLEETSGIPVLEECVAHLVNRVGTAKITVERRSKTFIEITYDKEDISKNCKGEADQSLRPLEHFSRACRHIREVLEHAPQVERNVKIILADEDRQGKDIMKSELSADAMQRATHDFHENVSKLRVVAAGTDTIRRDVEKKFKEFANASKGFFKEES; this is encoded by the exons ATGGGGAATTGCTGTGGCACCGAG GAGGAGCAGAAGCCGCTCTTGGTTTCCGGTCGCGTTGGTGTGCGGTCAGGGACGCTCTCGCAGCCTCCGGCCGGTCCCGTGCTCGCCCAGCCCGCCCCTATTATCGCAAGAAGTCCCGGCCCTACATCCGCCAGGCTGCACAATCCAATCAAACAGAAGGACTTTG AGAAGTCTATACAGCTGATAGCCACGGTGCAGCTGCTGTCACTTCCGCTCACCTCCCTCGACAAGACTTTCCAG GATCTAGGCCGGCTGTACAACGAAGTTGTGGGTAACTTCCGGTCACTTGAGGAGGAGATACGCAAGTTCAAGGAATATTTCCTGGAGGAAACTTCCGGTATCCCCGTGCTCGAGGAGTGTGTGGCGCATCTCGTCAACCGAGTCG GTACGGCCAAAATAACAGTTGAGCGGAGATCGAAAACGTTTATAGAGATAACTTATGACAAAGAGGACATTTCGAAAAACTGCAAAGGAGAGGCGGATCAGTCACTGCGGCCACTTGAACACTTCTCGCGTGCGTGTCGTCACATCCGGGAGGTCCTGGAACATGCACCGCAGGTGGAGCGGAACGTAAAGATCATCCTGGCGGACGAGGACCGGCAGGGAAAGGATATTATGAAATCAGAGCTGTCTGCGGACGCCATGCAGCGCGCCACTCACGATTTCCACGAGAACGTGTCCAAACTGCGGGTCGTGGCAGCCGGCACCGACACCATCAGGAGAGACGTGGAGAAAAAGTTTAAGGAGTTTGCTAATGCCAGCAAGGGATTCTTCAAGGAGGAATCATAG